The following are from one region of the Paenibacillus bovis genome:
- the gltB gene encoding glutamate synthase large subunit, which translates to MNITGLPPKQGLYDPQFEKDACGMGFTAHIKGTPSHQIVSQALTMLENMEHRGGQGSEPNSGDGAGIMVQIPHRFFVKEARANGFELPEKGQYGVAIVFLSPDEELRSRHEAVLKSIIEQEGQVYLGARTVPTDDSTLGKSAKDAKPVVRQFFIGRSELLQGRDELAFERKLYVIRRLAERHIRYAEEAGGETFYIPSLSCRKVVYKGMLTTAQVGEFYLDLRDEEFESAMALVHSRFSTNTFPSWDRAHPYRFMIHNGEINTMRGNVNWMHARQSLFESKVFGADIDKIRPVINPDGSDTAMFDNTLEFLYLNGRSLPHVAMMMVPEPWSNHDTMDEKKKAFYQYHSCLMEPWDGPAAMAFTDGIQIGAMLDRNGLRPARYYVTKDDRIILSSEVGVLDIPAEDILYKDRLRPGRMLLIDTQEGRIISDEEIKEKIASEQPYAEWLEEHLMNLEEVPEAPEAIQPDHDNVQQLQLAFGYTFEELRKVIEPMATTGAEAIGSMGYDAPLAVLSDQPQRLYNYFKQMFAQVTNPPIDAIREEIVTSTATAIGPERNLLDPQPESCRQIILNTPILSNEDFAKVRHVRRPGFKAMTIPIFFEAAKGAEGLRAALVNLCEAADRVIAKGHNFLILSDRGTDKDNAAIPALLAVACLHHHLIRQGTRTRVSLLLESGEPRDVHHFALLLGYGISAVNPYLAFETMQDMIKQGLLRGISHEKAVKNYIKAVTKGVVKILSKMGISTIQSYRGAQIFEAVGLKQDFVDQYFTWTPSRIGGIGLEEVAQEALSQHIRAFTDKDGNDRVLDSGGDYQWRNDGEQHLFNPQTIHLLQHAVRTGDYKLYKKYAALVEGENEQRLTLRSMLQFKPNGAPIPLEEVEPIESIMRRFKTGAMSFGSISKEAHESLAIAMNRIGGKSNTGEGGEDPARFVPDANGDSRRSAIKQVASGRFGVTSNYLVNADEIQIKMAQGAKPGEGGQLPGRKVYPWVAEVRGSTPGVGLISPPPHHDIYSIEDLAELIYDLKNANPRAAINVKLVSEVGVGTIAAGVAKGRADIILVSGYDGGTGASPQGSIRHAGLPWELGLAETQQTLIMNNLRDRVVLETDGKMLSGRDLAVAALLGAEEYGFSTAPLVTLGCIMMRVCQMDTCPVGVATQNPELRKNFTGDPEHVVNFMKFVAEDLREIMAELGFRTVQEMVGRLDCLDAANAADHWKKKGLDLSVLLHEPKLPEGSERFNVQQQNHQLEETLDMQQLLPLAAPALENGSRVQAELAICNVNRATGTILGSEVTRKYGAAGLPEDTITFKFKGSAGQSFGAFVPKGMTLQVEGDCNDYVGKGLSGGKIIVKPDAQATFAAEDNIIIGNTALYGATSGEAYINGIAGERFAVRNSGANIVVEGTGDHGCEYMTGGRVVVLGTTGRNFAAGMSGGVAYVLDPSHDFVGRCNLEMVLLESLDEPEELEEVRALIERHVRYTGSQAGQRVLEDWEHQSQDFVRVIPKDYKRMTEQIRKVHESGLTGEAALLAAFEANMRELARSGA; encoded by the coding sequence ATGAACATTACAGGTTTACCTCCGAAGCAGGGTCTTTATGACCCGCAGTTTGAAAAAGATGCCTGCGGTATGGGATTTACCGCGCATATCAAAGGAACACCTAGTCACCAGATTGTTAGTCAGGCACTCACGATGCTCGAAAATATGGAGCATCGCGGCGGTCAGGGCAGTGAACCGAATTCCGGTGACGGAGCCGGTATTATGGTCCAGATTCCACATCGCTTTTTTGTTAAGGAAGCCCGTGCAAACGGATTTGAACTGCCCGAAAAAGGACAATATGGCGTAGCCATTGTTTTCCTGTCCCCTGATGAAGAGCTGCGCAGCCGTCATGAAGCTGTGTTGAAAAGCATTATTGAACAGGAAGGCCAGGTATACCTCGGAGCACGTACCGTACCTACAGATGACAGTACGCTCGGCAAGTCCGCCAAAGATGCCAAGCCGGTAGTTCGACAGTTTTTTATCGGACGCAGTGAGCTGCTGCAAGGTCGGGATGAGCTGGCTTTTGAACGCAAACTGTATGTCATTCGCCGTCTGGCAGAACGTCATATTCGCTATGCGGAAGAAGCGGGTGGAGAGACGTTCTACATTCCAAGTTTGTCTTGCCGTAAAGTCGTCTACAAAGGGATGCTGACAACCGCTCAGGTCGGAGAATTCTATCTGGATCTGCGGGATGAAGAGTTCGAATCGGCGATGGCGCTGGTACACTCCCGTTTCAGTACCAATACGTTCCCGAGCTGGGACCGTGCCCATCCGTATCGCTTTATGATCCACAATGGTGAGATCAATACGATGCGCGGTAATGTGAACTGGATGCATGCCCGTCAATCGCTGTTCGAGAGTAAAGTATTCGGCGCGGATATCGACAAGATCCGTCCGGTTATCAATCCGGATGGTTCGGATACGGCGATGTTTGATAACACGCTGGAATTCCTGTATCTGAACGGTCGTTCCCTGCCGCATGTAGCGATGATGATGGTACCGGAACCGTGGAGCAACCACGACACGATGGATGAGAAGAAAAAAGCATTTTACCAGTATCATAGCTGTCTGATGGAACCGTGGGACGGACCTGCCGCTATGGCATTTACCGACGGGATTCAGATTGGCGCGATGCTTGACCGTAACGGTCTGCGCCCGGCGCGTTATTATGTAACCAAAGATGACCGGATTATTCTGTCCTCCGAGGTCGGTGTACTCGATATACCGGCAGAGGATATTTTATACAAAGACCGTCTGCGTCCTGGACGGATGCTGCTGATCGATACACAGGAAGGCCGTATTATTTCCGATGAAGAAATCAAGGAAAAGATCGCTTCCGAGCAGCCGTATGCCGAGTGGCTGGAAGAACATCTCATGAATCTGGAAGAAGTACCGGAAGCTCCGGAGGCGATTCAACCGGATCATGATAATGTGCAGCAGCTGCAGCTGGCATTTGGTTATACGTTTGAAGAGCTGCGCAAGGTGATTGAACCGATGGCTACTACCGGTGCAGAAGCAATTGGCTCGATGGGCTATGATGCTCCATTGGCGGTTCTGTCGGATCAGCCGCAGCGTCTGTATAACTATTTCAAGCAGATGTTTGCCCAGGTGACGAATCCACCGATCGATGCGATCCGTGAGGAGATCGTGACCTCGACAGCTACAGCAATCGGCCCCGAGCGCAATCTGCTCGATCCGCAACCGGAGAGCTGTCGCCAGATTATTTTGAATACACCGATTTTGTCCAATGAGGACTTTGCCAAAGTGCGCCATGTACGTCGTCCGGGCTTCAAGGCAATGACGATTCCAATCTTCTTTGAGGCGGCCAAAGGTGCCGAAGGACTGCGTGCTGCACTGGTCAATCTGTGCGAAGCGGCAGACCGGGTTATCGCCAAAGGGCATAATTTCCTGATTCTGTCCGACCGTGGTACGGATAAGGATAATGCGGCAATTCCGGCACTGCTGGCAGTGGCCTGCCTGCATCATCATCTGATTCGCCAGGGAACGCGTACTCGTGTCAGCCTGCTGCTGGAATCCGGTGAACCGCGTGACGTGCATCATTTTGCGCTGCTGCTCGGTTACGGGATTAGTGCAGTCAATCCGTATCTGGCGTTTGAGACGATGCAGGATATGATCAAGCAAGGACTGCTGCGTGGTATTTCCCATGAGAAAGCAGTCAAAAACTATATCAAAGCCGTCACCAAGGGTGTCGTGAAAATCCTGTCCAAAATGGGAATTTCGACGATTCAATCCTATCGCGGCGCGCAGATTTTCGAAGCGGTTGGCCTGAAGCAGGATTTTGTAGATCAATACTTTACCTGGACACCTTCCCGGATTGGCGGAATCGGTCTGGAAGAAGTGGCTCAAGAAGCGCTATCCCAGCATATTCGTGCCTTTACGGATAAAGACGGCAATGACCGTGTACTGGATTCCGGCGGCGATTATCAGTGGCGTAATGACGGGGAACAGCATTTGTTTAACCCGCAGACGATTCACCTGCTGCAGCATGCTGTACGTACCGGTGACTACAAGCTGTACAAAAAATATGCCGCTCTGGTCGAAGGCGAGAACGAACAGCGCCTGACGCTGCGCTCCATGCTGCAATTCAAGCCGAACGGCGCACCGATTCCGCTGGAAGAAGTAGAGCCGATCGAATCGATTATGCGCCGCTTCAAGACCGGTGCCATGTCCTTTGGCTCGATCAGTAAGGAAGCGCATGAGAGTCTGGCTATCGCAATGAACCGGATTGGCGGCAAAAGTAATACCGGTGAAGGTGGGGAAGATCCTGCGCGCTTCGTACCCGATGCCAACGGCGATTCCCGCCGTAGTGCGATCAAGCAAGTTGCGTCCGGACGGTTTGGCGTAACGTCCAACTATCTGGTCAATGCCGATGAGATTCAGATCAAAATGGCCCAGGGTGCCAAACCGGGTGAAGGTGGACAGCTGCCGGGCCGTAAAGTATATCCATGGGTAGCGGAAGTGCGTGGTTCCACGCCGGGTGTAGGTCTGATTTCACCGCCGCCGCATCATGACATCTATTCGATCGAGGATCTGGCCGAACTGATCTATGATCTCAAAAATGCCAACCCTCGTGCAGCGATCAACGTGAAGCTGGTATCCGAAGTCGGTGTCGGCACGATTGCAGCCGGTGTAGCCAAAGGACGCGCGGATATCATCCTCGTCAGCGGTTATGACGGTGGTACAGGTGCTTCTCCGCAGGGCTCGATCCGTCATGCGGGTCTGCCGTGGGAGCTTGGACTGGCAGAGACCCAGCAGACGCTGATCATGAACAATCTGCGTGACCGCGTTGTACTGGAGACGGACGGCAAAATGCTGAGTGGACGCGATCTCGCGGTAGCTGCACTACTCGGCGCTGAAGAGTACGGCTTCTCTACAGCTCCGCTCGTAACGCTGGGCTGCATCATGATGCGTGTCTGTCAGATGGATACCTGTCCGGTCGGCGTAGCGACGCAAAACCCGGAACTGCGCAAAAACTTTACCGGCGATCCGGAGCATGTCGTAAACTTTATGAAATTTGTGGCAGAAGATCTGCGTGAGATTATGGCAGAGCTTGGCTTCCGCACTGTGCAGGAAATGGTAGGCCGTCTGGATTGTCTGGATGCTGCCAATGCTGCAGATCACTGGAAGAAAAAAGGACTGGATCTGTCTGTCCTGCTGCATGAGCCTAAGCTTCCGGAAGGCAGCGAACGCTTCAATGTACAGCAGCAGAATCATCAGCTGGAAGAGACGTTGGATATGCAGCAGCTGCTTCCACTGGCGGCGCCTGCTCTGGAGAACGGCAGCCGTGTACAAGCAGAGCTTGCCATCTGCAACGTGAACCGGGCAACCGGAACGATTCTCGGCAGTGAGGTTACTCGCAAATACGGGGCAGCAGGTCTGCCGGAAGATACAATTACTTTCAAATTCAAAGGCTCCGCAGGTCAGAGCTTTGGCGCGTTCGTACCGAAAGGCATGACGCTTCAGGTCGAAGGCGACTGCAATGACTATGTCGGCAAAGGATTATCTGGTGGTAAAATCATCGTTAAGCCTGATGCCCAGGCGACCTTTGCAGCCGAAGATAATATTATTATTGGTAATACGGCACTCTATGGTGCTACCAGTGGTGAAGCGTATATCAATGGTATTGCAGGCGAGCGGTTTGCCGTGCGTAACTCTGGTGCGAATATCGTGGTTGAAGGTACAGGCGATCATGGCTGTGAATACATGACCGGCGGGCGTGTCGTTGTACTCGGCACAACCGGCCGTAACTTTGCCGCAGGGATGTCCGGTGGTGTAGCCTATGTACTGGATCCGAGTCATGATTTTGTCGGACGCTGCAATCTGGAGATGGTGCTGCTGGAATCGCTCGATGAACCGGAAGAGCTGGAAGAAGTACGCGCGCTGATCGAGCGTCATGTGCGTTATACCGGCAGCCAGGCAGGACAACGGGTACTGGAAGATTGGGAACATCAATCCCAGGATTTCGTCCGCGTCATTCCAAAAGACTACAAACGGATGACCGAACAAATCCGCAAAGTTCACGAAAGTGGTCTGACTGGCGAAGCGGCTCTACTCGCTGCCTTCGAGGCCAATATGCGTGAACTGGCCCGTTCCGGTGCGTAG
- a CDS encoding ABC transporter ATP-binding protein, translated as MDHSSTKDTSGIKASSQSSASSANRQSTEHIDTSPRLDAILPENSELPVVQFLNVTKKIGSKTIIDNLTLDIPRGRVFGFLGPNGSGKTTTIRMLVGLMSITSGDILIEGQNIRTHFEEAIAKVGAIVENPEMYKYMSGYQNLMQYARMSPGVDKQRISDVVQFVGLGHRIYDKVSTYSLGMRQRLGVAQALLHRPRLLVLDEPTNGLDPQGIRELRDYLRALSREEGTTVFVSSHLLSEMELMCDTVAVINGGRLVDVRHLDASAATADTTGAKMMVRFETDQPALAAQLGGGGQISGSSWTVAADRQDIARLNALLVNNGIAVYSITPIRETLEDQFLAMTREGERHE; from the coding sequence ATGGATCATTCATCAACAAAAGATACTTCCGGTATAAAGGCATCTTCGCAATCGTCTGCATCCTCAGCGAATCGTCAGTCAACAGAACATATAGATACCAGCCCACGTCTGGATGCGATTTTGCCTGAAAACAGTGAGCTGCCGGTCGTACAGTTCCTTAATGTCACCAAAAAGATTGGTTCCAAAACCATTATCGATAATTTGACACTGGATATACCACGGGGACGCGTATTTGGTTTTCTCGGTCCCAACGGTTCGGGCAAAACCACTACAATTCGGATGCTGGTTGGACTGATGTCGATAACGTCCGGCGATATACTGATCGAAGGTCAGAATATCCGTACCCACTTTGAGGAAGCAATCGCCAAAGTCGGTGCAATCGTCGAGAATCCGGAAATGTACAAATACATGAGCGGTTATCAGAATCTGATGCAATATGCGCGTATGTCACCGGGTGTCGACAAGCAGCGAATCAGTGATGTCGTACAATTCGTCGGTCTCGGCCATCGTATTTATGACAAAGTCAGTACCTATTCCCTGGGGATGCGCCAGCGTCTGGGTGTAGCGCAGGCGCTGCTGCATCGTCCGCGCCTGCTTGTACTGGATGAGCCAACCAACGGACTGGACCCGCAGGGTATCCGTGAGCTGCGTGATTACCTGCGCGCACTCAGCCGGGAAGAAGGTACGACAGTCTTTGTTTCCAGCCATTTGTTATCCGAAATGGAGCTGATGTGTGATACGGTCGCTGTAATCAATGGCGGTCGTCTGGTGGACGTGCGGCATCTGGATGCTTCTGCTGCCACGGCGGATACGACTGGAGCCAAAATGATGGTGCGCTTTGAGACCGATCAGCCGGCACTGGCTGCACAGCTAGGCGGAGGCGGACAGATAAGCGGCAGCAGCTGGACGGTTGCTGCAGATCGTCAGGATATCGCCCGACTGAATGCACTGCTGGTCAATAATGGCATTGCTGTCTACAGTATTACTCCGATCCGGGAGACACTGGAAGATCAGTTCCTCGCGATGACGAGAGAGGGGGAGCGTCATGAGTGA
- a CDS encoding ABC transporter permease, which translates to MSDFIQLVWNETLKIYLRVSTWILLIFLVVFSPTMLLLMNISGFPLGAQQAIEQSFTMYFLVILFSLIIASDSVAGEFASGTIKLLLIRPWKRWKILGSKFLSVALFTLVLTLLFLLVVTIVSYLLFPSSSSTLFSDDESSLFLLLLYNYIRALILAAFAFMLSALFRSTALAITLAILLYFAGSIITPLLHAFLQPKDYWIVKIFLPTNLDLTQYLKSAGGLFGVTSIGWSLMVLAVYFIIFMLIAWWSFTKRDVRA; encoded by the coding sequence ATGAGTGATTTTATACAATTGGTCTGGAATGAGACGCTAAAGATCTACCTGCGTGTCTCCACCTGGATTTTGTTGATTTTCCTTGTTGTTTTCTCTCCCACTATGCTGCTGCTGATGAATATAAGCGGATTCCCGCTGGGTGCGCAACAGGCGATTGAACAGTCATTTACAATGTATTTTCTGGTTATTCTGTTCTCGCTTATTATTGCTTCGGATTCGGTAGCGGGTGAATTTGCTTCGGGAACGATCAAGCTGCTGCTGATCCGCCCATGGAAACGCTGGAAGATTCTTGGCTCCAAGTTCCTGTCAGTTGCTTTGTTCACTCTTGTGCTGACGCTGCTGTTTCTGCTGGTGGTAACTATAGTATCCTATCTACTGTTTCCTTCGTCGTCTTCGACACTGTTCAGTGATGATGAAAGCAGTCTGTTTCTGCTCTTGTTATACAATTATATTCGCGCGCTTATATTGGCTGCTTTTGCCTTTATGCTGTCTGCACTGTTTCGTTCTACCGCTCTGGCGATTACGCTGGCGATTCTGCTTTATTTTGCGGGGAGTATTATAACGCCGCTGCTTCATGCTTTTCTGCAGCCCAAAGATTACTGGATCGTCAAGATTTTCCTGCCGACCAATCTGGATCTGACCCAGTATCTGAAAAGTGCCGGCGGGTTGTTCGGTGTTACGTCGATCGGCTGGTCGCTGATGGTGCTGGCTGTGTACTTTATTATTTTCATGCTGATTGCATGGTGGTCATTTACAAAACGGGATGTACGGGCGTGA
- the cls gene encoding cardiolipin synthase, which produces MIWLFILSIIFISQVGTILVLEFRSPTKAVAWMFISFCVPFIGFIVYYFVARNYRSRRTIRKKGTIIFREVRSRLWKQAAVIRSAEDMGNEEFLAQGRLFSLLSHLTENPITSCSQIEVLTDGKSTFTAMLKALEKAQHHIHIQFYIFRDDMIGREFTEVLIRKAQSGVKVRMMCDGLGSYHLKHKFVKKLKAAGVEFYFFLPPFTSFIQREVNYRNHRKILVIDGEVGFIGGLNIGDDYLGLYSSLGYWRDTHLEVRGDTVYFLQIVFLEDWEFASGQRITDPVYFPEHQCAGQERALIVASGPDRNWNAIQEMCFSALAVAKRRICITTPYFIPDQSIYAAIKTAAVSGVEVDIIIPKISDSQIVQYASLSYIEELMRVGVRIHQYEKGFVHAKVMIIDDLLASVGTANMDMRSFYSNFELSAILFEQETIERLMEDFNRDLKESSRINYHEFIRRSRVQKTMETLSRMLSPLL; this is translated from the coding sequence ATGATCTGGTTGTTTATTTTGAGCATTATATTTATTTCTCAGGTGGGTACGATCCTGGTGCTGGAGTTCCGTTCACCGACCAAAGCGGTCGCCTGGATGTTTATTTCCTTTTGCGTTCCTTTTATCGGATTTATCGTGTATTACTTTGTGGCACGGAACTATCGCAGCCGTCGCACGATCCGCAAAAAAGGAACGATTATTTTCCGTGAAGTGCGCAGCCGCCTCTGGAAGCAGGCTGCTGTTATTCGTTCGGCCGAGGATATGGGCAATGAAGAATTTTTGGCGCAGGGGCGTCTGTTCTCGCTGCTATCCCATCTGACCGAGAATCCGATTACTTCCTGCAGCCAGATCGAAGTGCTGACCGATGGCAAGTCGACGTTCACGGCGATGCTCAAAGCGCTGGAAAAGGCTCAGCATCATATACACATTCAGTTTTACATTTTCCGCGATGATATGATCGGCCGGGAATTTACCGAGGTTCTGATCCGCAAAGCGCAGTCCGGTGTCAAAGTACGGATGATGTGCGATGGACTCGGCAGTTATCATCTCAAGCACAAATTTGTCAAAAAACTCAAAGCAGCCGGCGTGGAATTCTATTTCTTTTTGCCACCATTCACTTCGTTTATCCAGCGTGAAGTCAATTACCGCAATCATCGCAAAATTCTCGTTATCGACGGGGAAGTGGGCTTTATCGGCGGACTGAATATCGGTGATGATTATCTTGGACTGTACTCCAGTCTGGGATACTGGCGGGATACCCATCTGGAAGTCCGCGGAGATACGGTTTACTTTTTGCAGATTGTGTTTCTGGAAGACTGGGAGTTTGCTTCTGGTCAGCGCATTACCGATCCAGTCTATTTCCCCGAGCATCAGTGTGCCGGACAGGAGAGAGCGCTAATTGTAGCGAGTGGGCCGGACCGCAACTGGAATGCGATTCAGGAAATGTGCTTCAGTGCGCTGGCTGTTGCCAAGCGTCGTATCTGTATCACCACGCCGTATTTTATCCCGGATCAAAGTATCTACGCAGCGATCAAAACAGCGGCAGTCAGTGGGGTAGAAGTGGATATCATTATTCCCAAAATATCCGATTCCCAGATTGTACAGTACGCCTCCCTCTCGTATATCGAAGAGCTGATGAGAGTAGGTGTCCGGATTCACCAGTATGAAAAAGGATTCGTTCATGCCAAAGTAATGATCATCGACGATCTACTCGCATCGGTCGGTACGGCGAATATGGATATGCGCAGTTTTTACAGCAATTTCGAGTTATCTGCTATTTTGTTTGAACAGGAGACGATCGAGCGGTTAATGGAAGATTTCAATCGTGATCTGAAAGAAAGCAGCCGGATCAATTATCATGAGTTTATCCGCCGCTCCCGTGTGCAGAAAACGATGGAGACCCTGTCGCGTATGCTGTCGCCGCTCTTATAG